The Brassica oleracea var. oleracea cultivar TO1000 chromosome C6, BOL, whole genome shotgun sequence genome includes a region encoding these proteins:
- the LOC106299830 gene encoding zinc finger protein 4 isoform X1 — protein MVSIYNCKKVLKKIKQPLVAAQTMRSILDLEAEASSEHNHPEDTTSSQAASNLYPVAENCRPISLNLSLRFDDNNNLDLESSSLTLPISSTSESNNPEQQQQQQQQPSASKRVFSCNYCQRKFYSSQALGGHQNAHKRERTLAKRAMRMGLAGVFPRGSSGPYATAALSCLPLHGNMTSVRTLGIQAHGSSHDLRPAPETIIRNIARFNQGYFSNCVPFYVEDDGTELLWLGSFRQAAGAAVAAEACNDNLGESKMDFLEVKKAVDMESCLPDLTLKL, from the exons ATGGTTTCGATATATAACTGCAAAAAAGTTTTG AAAAAGATAAAACAACCTTTAGTTGCTGCCCAAACTATGAGATCCATCTTAGACCTTGAGGCTGAAGCTTCATCGGAACATAATCATCCAGAAGATACCACCAGTAGCCAAGCTGCCTCGAACTTATATCCGGTAGCAGAAAACTGCAGACCCATCTCTCTGAATCTTAGCCTTCGTTTCGACGACAACAACAATTTGGATCTTGAATCATCTTCTTTGACGCTGCCAATTTCGAGCACGAGCGAAAGTAACAACCCAGAGCAACAACAGCAACAACAACAACAACCGTCTGCATCGAAGAGAGTCTTTTCTTGCAACTACTGTCAAAGGAAGTTTTACAGCTCTCAGGCTCTTGGCGGTCACCAGAACGCTCACAAACGTGAAAGAACGCTCGCAAAACGTGCTATGCGTATGGGTCTGGCTGGGGTTTTCCCTAGAGGATCCAGTGGCCCCTACGCCACAGCTGCTCTCTCTTGCCTCCCGCTGCATGGTAACATGACATCAGTCAGGACTTTGGGAATACAGGCGCATGGCTCGTCCCACGACCTAAGGCCAGCACCAGAAACGATTATTAGAAACATTGCCAGGTTTAACCAGGGGTATTTTAGTAATTGTGTACCTTTCTACGTGGAGGACGACGGTACCGAGCTCCTCTGGCTGGGGAGTTTCAGACAAGCGGCGGGTGCTGCGGTTGCGGCTGAAGCTTGTAATGATAATTTAGGTGAAAGTAAAATGGATTTCTTGGAGGTAAAAAAAGCAGTGGATATGGAGAGTTGTCTTCCAGATCTAACCTTGAAGCTTTGA
- the LOC106299830 gene encoding zinc finger protein 4 isoform X2, translating to MRSILDLEAEASSEHNHPEDTTSSQAASNLYPVAENCRPISLNLSLRFDDNNNLDLESSSLTLPISSTSESNNPEQQQQQQQQPSASKRVFSCNYCQRKFYSSQALGGHQNAHKRERTLAKRAMRMGLAGVFPRGSSGPYATAALSCLPLHGNMTSVRTLGIQAHGSSHDLRPAPETIIRNIARFNQGYFSNCVPFYVEDDGTELLWLGSFRQAAGAAVAAEACNDNLGESKMDFLEVKKAVDMESCLPDLTLKL from the coding sequence ATGAGATCCATCTTAGACCTTGAGGCTGAAGCTTCATCGGAACATAATCATCCAGAAGATACCACCAGTAGCCAAGCTGCCTCGAACTTATATCCGGTAGCAGAAAACTGCAGACCCATCTCTCTGAATCTTAGCCTTCGTTTCGACGACAACAACAATTTGGATCTTGAATCATCTTCTTTGACGCTGCCAATTTCGAGCACGAGCGAAAGTAACAACCCAGAGCAACAACAGCAACAACAACAACAACCGTCTGCATCGAAGAGAGTCTTTTCTTGCAACTACTGTCAAAGGAAGTTTTACAGCTCTCAGGCTCTTGGCGGTCACCAGAACGCTCACAAACGTGAAAGAACGCTCGCAAAACGTGCTATGCGTATGGGTCTGGCTGGGGTTTTCCCTAGAGGATCCAGTGGCCCCTACGCCACAGCTGCTCTCTCTTGCCTCCCGCTGCATGGTAACATGACATCAGTCAGGACTTTGGGAATACAGGCGCATGGCTCGTCCCACGACCTAAGGCCAGCACCAGAAACGATTATTAGAAACATTGCCAGGTTTAACCAGGGGTATTTTAGTAATTGTGTACCTTTCTACGTGGAGGACGACGGTACCGAGCTCCTCTGGCTGGGGAGTTTCAGACAAGCGGCGGGTGCTGCGGTTGCGGCTGAAGCTTGTAATGATAATTTAGGTGAAAGTAAAATGGATTTCTTGGAGGTAAAAAAAGCAGTGGATATGGAGAGTTGTCTTCCAGATCTAACCTTGAAGCTTTGA